The genomic interval TACTACATTTTCAAGACAAAGTTACTTTACGCATTCCCACACTAAAGAAAAGTATTAGTTGGATTCTTGTTTGATATAGTCAGAGGTTGATCAGCATTAGTAATACATGACACTAGTTATGGGGAAGACTAGACCAAGTCTTCTGTCCTTTGGGTCTTCATGCCTGGCAGTCATTCTTGATCAACTGGATCGCTCCCAGCCAGGGTTGGCTCCACACCTCAAAGATGCACTGGTAGGTCTGAGGAAACAGGAAGCAACACGAGTTGGCGTGATCAAACACCCTTTCAGCGAGCATACCACCTGACAAAAGGTTTGTTGGACATTGCAGCCGACTGCCTGagctacaaatcaccttgcatcataaacAATGTATTATTTGTAGAGTAGTCAGGCAAAATGTACCCACAATGAATCATGGTTTTGATGCTCTCAAAACACTGCCAACAGACATTCGTCTATAGAAATGTCAACTGAAACTTCCCTTTGCAAACAACTCAATACTGAAATGGGTAACACGTTACAAGTAGGATTTACATATAAATAGTTTTAGTTACCAATGTGTCCACTGTTGGTAACAGGTTAAACCAAAAAAACTGACAATTTTTAAGCTGTACATATAGGAAGCACTGAGCTGAAGTGCCAGTGTTAACacaaacatatctgggaccaggctagtctaGTGGTCCTTACCGCAGCTGGGTCCTGATGCACAGCGCAGTCCTTCACCACGCCTCCCTTCCTGCACAGGGTCCTGGCCATCTGCACTGTGAAGATGTACTTCATCCCAGCTACCACCTGTAAGCAGAGGATGGTCAGCACGTCAGACCACAGACATTGAAATCCCCCCCCCATCTTGAATGAGGAACCTGTTCTagtgattctatttctatgtctagaaCTGAACTACTAAAAAAAAAACTGTGCAGATGACCGCATGGTTTAAAAATGAGTCTCCTGCATAATATCAAGTGAGCATTGTTCACTGAGCCAGAGGGTACATAGGGCAATGGACATCTTATAATCACATTATTCCTAGCGTGTTCACTCCTGACAATAGGCTCCCATTGTCTCCACTCATCAACTATGTAAGGGATCTATGGAAAACAATGAACGACGTGGATCCACGACACTATAGCGGAATGGAACTGACTTTATACGGAGTTTAATTATTTTCCAGTGAATGGATAGAACCCTGAGTTGATTATTCCTTTTACATCAAATCTATAATTTCCCACACATGTGTTCGCCATCCAgcgaagtagctagcaagttgacTAGATGGCTACTGTAGTTGCCGTGTTAACCCAACAAACAGACTTGCTTGTTTAACCATCAatcctagcttgctattatgaaaacCAAATTCAACAAGACCAATACTGTATTCAAtttgacttttgctttcaaaagtaGCTCAAACTTTAAAAAAACTATAGCCATTTAATTATATGGTTCAAACATACCCTGCGTTATAGGGAATTATaccaacgggtgggtctaatacTGGATGCTGACAGGTTTAAACCGCATTCCAGACATTGTTTATTACACAAATTAGCACCAGTTAAAGGTAGGACCTTGACGTGCCCATTTAATCTgttctgactgcgcaatccagtTTCTCGTAAACCCAGCCAGGCGGTTTATAAACTTGatcaactgtaaaaaaaaaacatctagaGACATTGATCTCCTTTTAGGCCAGcatttgattttcaacagcggagatttgtataaacaaaGCTGTCTGTCTCTTGCATCCGGAAGAGAGTTTATCAGCGAGTCGAAATCATGAAGCAGCTGGTGTCAATAGTGTTGCTTCCGTCTctttcctcgctcctacctgggctcgaaccagggacctgcAGAACAAGGGAAACTTCTAGGTCTGAGCAACTGACGACACCGATTGAgtcactattagcgcgcacctcgCTAACCATGTCACACCGGCATAGCTTTTAATGGATATATAAAGATATAATCCAGGTCAAATGAAAATGCAGCTAGTTCGCTGCCTTTACAGCTTCAATTTGAAGTGATTGTTGTTCAGAGGAACTAgttaacagtgtcctgacgagagagcacattttctatgccaagtGAAGTAGCTCATAGTTATCCAAATTCAATGTCATTAGAAAATTTAAAACGCaaatactttgctgttattctgtcttcATTGTTTGACGTGACTAATTTAGCCATAGTTAACTAGCAAGTCAGCAAGGAAGGGATAAGAACATTACCAACTAGTATtacaatggaacattttgaacgaacgaccagccggttTGGGCAGCAACCTTAGACTTGACGGGACTACATCTcgtgaaatagtatgaataataaacatttttaaaaagttaTTCAAATATGTCAATcaatatttgaatatgttggtaacccgttataTAAAAGTGATAacgccctcgaagccggtgttaaggatatattggcacggtttccCGGTCCTCGACTTGCTCTCGGGCGTAACACCTGTGCCAATATCCAAACACTGGTTTCTCGGGcgaaatgcaacaacaacaaaaaccccTGTCGTGTGTGATCGCGGCGTAAAGTTAGTTAActtgctacttccagacacaaacgaGAGAATATCTGACCATTCCACTAACTGAGCTGGTTAGGATGTTATCCAGATCGTTGGTGACCAACTGCGCTGCTGGAAACGATTGAATTACGTTTTTTTggctgacgtttactgacaccggtcatattcgaCAGATGAATTTACGAATTCACATCATTTAGTTATTCTGCCTCTGGCACACAAGACGAGATTGtcctgaaatcagagtagatagacaGTGAATTTAGGTATTGAACAGCGGAATGAAAATCAAAAAGAAAAACTACGTTACACAAACGATGAACATAAGTCAATTCAACTAATGAAAGGATCTATAAAAATGACACTGACCTGTCTCTGAGCCTTGACAACTTTGGCCACCTGCCTAACATACAGATCGTTTGTTGCCTTGTTGTATTCGGCCACGGCGAACTGCAGTGCGTCTTTGGTAGTTTGGTCGTTCATATTTGCGTCCGTGACGCCCCCCGGCATCCCATCGACGCTCGCCACGATGAATGTCACCGCGAGCAAAGGAACGACGATCTTCCAATTCATGGTCATTTTCCCCTCCCGTCTTATCTTGTCTTTTATTGCAACTTCGATCGTATCAACTAACGTTTAAACCACAACGAATCCTCACCTCGGACGACTTTTATATAAACGCGTTGACGTCACGTCTGCTTGTTGAGGTGGGTGGGGCTTAATTATGAGTGGAATTAATATCAACACAGAAGCGACCGCCTCTAATCACACCGACAATGAACTATGCGCAAAATGGGACGGATACGTGCAACAATAGttaaacattcaccttctgctactatTTCTGTCAAGCCATTTATCACATACAGTTTGGTGCAAAAGTTCAATAAATCCAACGTGTGCGCCACAGAACGAATTGCCTCTGCATctcaatgctgcaaggcaaacgcagttCTCTATTGGAAATGAAAGTACTTCTAGTGTACCAACACGCAATAATAACTGTTGGTATCGTCAAAGCCTAAAAGATGAGGACCCAAGAGATATCACGTAACTTACTAGAGTAGCCCGTTTTGCAGCGCGGCTTACCCCGTTTATTTGCTTGGTTGTAGAGGTTAAGCTAAATAATTCTATATGGAAAAATATTACGAAACGTAATGAGAACTTGCACACCAATGGATGTCAAAAATCGAAATCTCTGTAAGTGACACTAAACTAAATAGGCCCAGGACTAGGCTTTATTGGCTTTAGGGATGATTGGCTATTTATACATTCTAGCTTTAGACCTACTGTTAGAGTTCCCAGTGTATTAAACAGTGGTTACTTACTTACTTCCcagggggtgtcaaactcattccactgaAGGCCGAGTTGGCAGCCGCTTTTATAGTTCTTCTTTcgattaagacctagacaaccaggtgagggtagTTCCTTAGtcattagtgaccttaattcgtCAATCAACAACAAGGGTAGATCGAAAACCCGCAGACAACTCTGCCCTCCTTGGAATGAGTTTTACACGGGGCTAGGCTATATTCGTGATTTGACTTCTGTGCTTGTTATTTAGTCTATGGTGACTGGCCTCAAGTTATTGATGATACAAACCTGAAGAAATGAAATTAGAATTAAGAATTGTATTTTCTTATCATCATCGTGGTCATAATGTCATTAGTCTAGTgaaatggtgctttcaagacaactgggaactcgggggggGAGAAAAAAACGAGGTCAAATCCTGACGTCAGTGATCGGATTTTCAAGTCGGAAAGTCTGAGCTTCAGAAAGGTGCGCAGTGTCCCGACTTCATATTCCAAAGTTGGTTCACCGTTCAAAAAAGATTTTCCCATCCGGAGCTcatttttcccgagttcccagttgtcttgaaagcactgaAGTCGGGAGATTGCCGAGTTCAGTTGATTTGAATGCAGTAAACGTCCAGACTTCAGTCAATGACGCACATAGACAGGAGCGCACTTTGGAACTGCAGGACTCTTGAGTAACCATGCAGACAATTGAAGTTCTGAAGTGAGTCCTTTTTTTATGTGGATAAATAGGGCATATTTAATCAAACCATTGCATACGAGTATATTAATAGCCTATAGACGTGGTTAAGACTAAAGAGGTCAACGGAACGCAGACAGTCGGGATAGAAGAAAAACGTCGGATTGGCGTCGCACGTTCAACAAACAAAGTGGATATTCGTCAAGTCATGATCgatgtattgtaacaggcccacaattTGGTTACCAATGTTCGATTTTtatatatttggctgttttcgcTGCATAACATTTAGAAATTGAGAAGAATTTAGAAGTGACCGTAAAATGTTAACTCCCCATTTGTATAAACTGCTAGCATAGCTAGGATAGCGAAATCTGGGTTTGGAAGCATGTCGTTTTTAAAGGCGCacatgcagaaatcgctccaccattttCTGGTTGCAAATATTAAAATAGTTCGACTAATGTCCGTTTTATTTAACTACAAGCAAGTATGATACGATGATATTCTACACAATTTAAACagttgaaatatattttccattacCACATATAGTAATATCAGCTGCTTGAACCTTGTGTAGAAAacacaaagtaaaaaaaaaagcgaAGTAATGtcgcacatagaacatatctactgctttcaatgagaatgacagatgttgggttgcccaaaaagttgtGTTTTGCAGctttaactgtaatgcagttgattagTGATGACGACATAAATATATtagggttgacatccatacaagcatttTATTCAGATTTATACCTCTGTGAAATACCATGTATTTTCCCTCGGGGGCAATGAGTTGGTTTGGGAGGTTGAATGAAATGGCTAAATTCCCATGTGCCAAAATAAAAAAActagttaaatgggtttccatcgcattttcaactacTGTTAGTTTTGTAAGAAGAAAAGTTTTGCTATATAGCGAATCTCTAGTTTTGGCAACAGCTCGTAGATACGGTGTGGGTAGGCTGCCTACATGAGCAAGTTTgtttatacagtgaggggaaaaagtatttgatcccctgctgattttgtacgtttgcccactgacaaagaaatgatcagtctataattttaatggtaggtttatttgaacagtgagagacagaataacaacaaaaatccagaaaaatgcatgtcaaaaatgttataaattgacttgcattttaatgagggaaataagtatttgacccctctgcaaaacatgacttagtacttggtggcaaaacccttgttggcaatcacagagatcagacgtttcttgtagttggccaccaggtttgcacacatctcaggagggatttgtcacactcctctttgcagatcttctccaagtcattaaggtttcgaggctgacgtttggcaactcaaaccttcagctcactccacagattttctatgggattaaggtctggagactggctaggccactccaggaccttgatgtgcttcttcttgagccactcctttgttgccttggctgtgtgttttgggtcattgtcatgctggaatacccatccacgacccattttcaatgccctggctgagggaaggaggttctcacccaagatttgacagtacatggccccgtctctcatccctttgatgcgggaagttgtcctgtccccttaacagaaaaacacccccaaagcataatgtttccacctccatgtttgacggtggggatggtattcttgaggtcataggcagcattcctcctcctctaaaaacggcgagttgagttgatgccaaagagctccatttgtctcatctgaccacaacacttgcacccagttgtcctctgaatcattcagatgttcattggcaaacttcagacaggcatgtatatgtgctttcttgagcagggggaccttgcgggcgctgcaggatttcagtccttcacggcgtagtgtgttaccaattgttttcttggtgactattgtcccagctgccttgagatcattgacaagattttcccgtgtagttctgggctgattcctcaccgttctcatgatcattacaactccacgaggtgagatcttgcatggagccccaggccgaaggatactgacagttcttttgtgtttcttccagttgcgaataatcgcacaaacagttgtcaccttctcaccaagctgcttggcgatggtcttgtagcccattccagccttgtgtaggtctacaatcttgtccctgacatccttggagagctctttggtcttgtccacggtggagagtttggaatctgattgattgcttctatggacaggtgtcttttatacaggtaacaagctgcggttaggagcactccctttaagagtgtgctcctaatctcagctcgttacctgtataaaagacacctgggagccagaaatctttctgattgagagggggtcaaatacttatttccctcattaaaatgcaaatcaatttatacaatttttgacatgcgtttttcaggatttcttTACCCTCACTGTATGTAAGACGGAAGCCAAAATAAAAACTAATTTGCCTACGAAGGGGgaatattatggacaaaagagacaAATGTTTATTTGTCcaacggcagccaagcattgatgatcatgtcaccagagTAAGACCCTTGTTATATATTGGAACGAGGCATCAAgttcatcaccttgcactttcatcATAATTGATTGAATCGCTAGCCTAATAAACCGCATGCTTTCCCAACGAGTAGTAGTGGACGGACCAAACGACATGGCATTGCTTGATTCCATTTACTTTGAtttatgatggttattatatcaatatttgcgcataaaagcaTATGAGAGAATTGTCGGTggataattaattttacagacaaaaAGATCGCACCTTGTCTCGcgtgttttgtcgacatttagaaAGTTTACCTACAAATGTTCTGTTTTCATCAGACCTGTCATTAAGTTGTTTTAAtatgtactttactcgcatagAAAGATTGAATGGAAACCTGGTTTGTGATGCGaacttaaaaaaattataataataatttccgggttgttttgtgtgttggtATTCCAGACAGGCCCTCTCCAGCCTGGATCctacccagcagcagcagcttttGGTGGCCGGGTCGGCGGTGGCCGTGGGCGGGCTGCTGACCTGTTATTACTGGGTGTATCAAGGGACGAAGACCAAGCGCATTCCAACAGGggatgggtggtggggggcaggagaGAAGCCTCGGTCAGAGGATGAGAAGGTTTTCCCCTTTCAGGTCCAAACTTCCGATGAAGAGATACAGGTAGGATAATAAAGGGGGTGAAACTTTTATATCAAGTTAATAATTGCTGCAAGTCTTACTGTCAGTTTctactggacacaaactggttcAATCCACTTTGTTTTAACTTAATTTGCCAACATATTGTGACATGGAATCTacatgtaaaatacattttagatttgaAAGAAGTAAACTGTTGTTTTTTGaaggtgaaatttcaaccacaggattatgtcatcatggtaaccaaatttcaacagGCAATTGTATAAAAATATGTTTAATTAATTTGGATATTTAAAACAATGTCAGATCATCAACATTTCTATGCACTgtcgaggggaaaaaaacaataggCTGGCCAGCACCTATTGGAGAGTTGATGCATCTACAACTACCCTTTGCTATCCCATCCAGGGTATTAACCAAGCCCAGCCAttatatttatcacagactattACCTATGTGCTATCGTGAGAAGGATTGTTGTGAGTTCTCCAGTTAAAAACGAAATAGATTCACTGTCGCTAttaaagtcattccaaagggaagttttaacagagcaaatgaaacgGGACTGTACTTTATCTCTCCATACATCATCAATGAGACTATTTAGCCCTGTATAGCATTAGTAAAATCATCAACAGCTATCGTTTCGATTCAACCCAGAATTTAATTAAACGTAGACAATAAAATTGGCCAAGTGTTTCAAACTCTGGTTGATGTAAAAtgtagtgatattgaattgtttggttgtcaacacaatgtatcttctgcttgtatagtgaccagtagcaggatcaatagatggtaatatatacatgtaaacaggaggaaTAGTGGCCAGTAGCAGGATCAAtagatggtaatatatacatgtaaacaggaggaaTAGTGGCCAGTAGCAGGATCAAtagatggtaatatatacatgtaaacaggaggaaTAGTGGCCAGTAGCAGGATCAAtagatggtaatatatacatgtaaacaggaggaaTAGTGGCCAGTAGCAGGATCAAtagatggtaatatatacatgtaaacaggaggaaTAGTGGCCAGTAGCAGGATCAAtagatggtaatatatacatgtaaacaggaggaaTAGTGGCCAGTAGCAGGATCAAtagatggtaatatatacatgtaaacaggaggaaTAGTGGCCAGTAGCAGGATCAAtagatggtaatatatacatgtaaacaggaggaaTAGTGGCCAGTAGCAGGATCAAtagatggtaatatatacatgtaaacaggaggaaTAGTGGCCAGTAGCAGGATCAAtagatggtaatatatacatgtaaacaggaggaaTAGTGGCCAGTAGCAGGATCAAtagatggtaatatatacatgtaaacaggaggaaTAGTGGCCAGTAGCAGGATCAAtagatggtaatatatacatgtaaacaggaggaaTAGTGGCCAGTAGCAGGATCAAtagatggtaatatatacatgtaaacaggaggaaTAGTGGCCAGTAGCAGGATCAATAGATGGTAGTGGCAATCAATAATCAACAGCCGTTTAGCAGACTAATACATTTTAATCAATGATCATTTTAGCAGCAGCGTAAATTGACTGAGCGGGTAGACTCCTGTGGATGGACATGGAGTCCGTGTGGATAGTCTGTGGGGGAGGGAGAACAGTATTTGTTAGCCATTTGATAGTCTCATAGCCAGGCGATAGAAGTTGTTTAGGAGTCTGTTTGGCAGGGCCTTGATGCAACAGTACCGTCTGCAGGACGGGGAGCATGGAGAACGGTGACCCACAACTGCAATCTtggtcatttggttctgctatcagatgaagcacagtgataatacattaatctgttgtataaataaacaaaatatctgacattgtctTCCCAATTTGCAGTAATATACATTTCGTTAACAATtaaaccaaaaatcagacatggtttttccattggaatttggttgtgcttttagattgtTGAAAGCGTAGTGACAACACACtggaaattcaactaactttaatctttttgagtgggtgagtataggttgtaatctcattgatcaacatctcaacTAAATATTATCCATGTTGAAATGACGTAGTGTGCCCAGTGAGTTATGGTTGAGTATCTTTTAATTTCATGTGAAAATCAAGGGAACATGTAACTTTGTATGACCACAACAGGCCTAACACaggtcttcttcttcctcctccatcaTCTTCCTCTACAGGACTTGTATGACCGTATTGACAGGACCCGGTACACTGAACCACTGGAGGACGCAGGCTTCCAGTACGGCTTCAACTCTACCTACCTGAAGAAGGTTGTCTCCCACTGGAGGCATCAATTTAACTGGAAGAAGCAGATTGCAATACTCAACAAGTACCCTCAGTTCAAAACCAATATCGAGGGTTAGTAGGCCTTGATGATCACATCATCATCTTTTTAGTGCcagtttctgtctctcactctgtttggcaTTTGTCAGGCATAATCATTAAagtctgttttaaaaaaaaaaaaagttgatttAAAAAGAGTAAGGCCTTTATAAAAGGCTCatacatgcttataacaagtTACCACAATGTTTTACCCACTGCTCCCCATCCTCTAACCCCTGATTCCTCTTCCTTCAGGATTGGATGTACACTTCATCCATGTGCGTCCACCTCACCGTGAGGGCCAGAAGGTGTTGCCTCTAATGCTGGTGCATGGCTGGCCTGGCTCTGTCTATGAGTTCTATAGGATCCTGCCCTTACTCACTGACTCGCTGGACAGTCTGGCTTTCGAGGTCATCTGCCCCTCCATCCCTGGATATGGCTTCTCCGAGGCCCCTCGTAAGCAAGGTGAGGACTTGCTTCTGGGGCATAAGCATTCTCTGAAGCAGGGGGGTCAAACTCATTCTATCGCAGGGGCCGCATTCGGTCTTCAACGAGGTCCAAACAGCTAcactgaaaatgtgttttttttatatatatatatcctcgcCGTCAATATCTGAATGCCTAGCTTTCTTTTTGGTGAATATTAGCGAactggacacagtcaagaaactgtaaaaatgtacactgaacaaaaatatgaatgcaacatgcaaAGGGTTagtcccgtgtttcatgagctgaaataaaataaccCAGACATttttcatacgcacaaaaagcttttctctcaaatgttgtccacaaattagtttacatccctgtaactgagcatttgccaagataatccatccacctggcatGTGGCATATCAATTTACTgattaaaacagcatgatcattacacaggtgcaccttgttctgaGGACAGTTAAATGCCATGCTAAAATGTGCAGTATTGTCACATgacacagatgtttcaagttttgagggcgtgtgtaattgtcatgctgactgcaggaatgtccaccagagcagttgccagagaatttaaagttagtttctttaccataagccgcctccaacattgttttagagaatttggcagtacatccaaccggcctcacaaccacagaccacctgTAACCATgaaagcccaggacctccacaaccggcttcttcacctgcgggattgtatgagaccagccacccggacagctgatgaaactgtgggtttacacaactgaagaatttctccacaaactgtcagaaaccgtctcagggaagctcatctgagtgctcgtcatcctcaccagggtcttgacctgactgcagttcggcgtcgtaaccgacttcagtgggcaaatgctcaccttcaatggccactggcacgttgGAGAAGTGttctcttcacggattaatccagGTTTCAACTgttccgggcagatggcagacagcgtgtatggtgtcgtgtgggcgagcggtttgctaatgtcaacgttgtgaacagagtgccccatggttgggttatggtatgggcaggcataagctacggacaacatgGCAATTTGAAATACACAGAGATACCAGAGATgaatgtagtgtt from Salmo salar chromosome ssa28, Ssal_v3.1, whole genome shotgun sequence carries:
- the LOC106589915 gene encoding cystatin, which translates into the protein MTMNWKIVVPLLAVTFIVASVDGMPGGVTDANMNDQTTKDALQFAVAEYNKATNDLYVRQVAKVVKAQRQVVAGMKYIFTVQMARTLCRKGGVVKDCAVHQDPAATYQCIFEVWSQPWLGAIQLIKNDCQA
- the ephx5 gene encoding epoxide hydrolase 1; this encodes MQTIEVLKQALSSLDPTQQQQLLVAGSAVAVGGLLTCYYWVYQGTKTKRIPTGDGWWGAGEKPRSEDEKVFPFQVQTSDEEIQDLYDRIDRTRYTEPLEDAGFQYGFNSTYLKKVVSHWRHQFNWKKQIAILNKYPQFKTNIEGLDVHFIHVRPPHREGQKVLPLMLVHGWPGSVYEFYRILPLLTDSLDSLAFEVICPSIPGYGFSEAPRKQGFNSLAAARVFHKLMERLGFSEYYLQGGDWGSLITTNMAQMKPECVKGLHLNMLTSKMKGLHRVLHEVLQGELQDQH